The Chloroflexus aggregans DSM 9485 genome segment TTGCCAGTAGTCCACCACCAATTTCGACCAGATCGCGTGGCCACACCAGATGATAACCACCGAGGTCATCATCACCTTTGGCCATACCCCATGGAATAGAGAGGCTGGCGATACTTCCACCGGGAAATTGCTTCGATTCATGTACCCGTAACACCATCGCGCTCACCTGTTGATGAATGGTGGTCAGTGCAGTGAGCGTTTGTTGCCACGCTTGCCAAGCCTGGATGTAAGTAGCGCAGACGGAGTCGAAATCGTCGCTCAGAGCGGCACGGGCGTGCCACGCCGCTTCAGCCCATGTTTGACCGAAGCCAATCGCGATAGTAAACTGCCCGTGACATGCCATCACATCGATCCCGCCGGTCAGGGCCACATTGCCGTTTTCTGCCCGTTCGTAAAGAGTTGTCAGTCGATAGTTACGGACCAAATCTTGCCAGCCATCAGAGCTGCCGACAAACCCGACCGAGCGTGCCGTCCACGAGGCCGAGCAAGCTACAGCCAAGGCAAGACCATACCGCTCGGCAAAGAGCATCGGCAATCCTTTGTAATCACCGATCCATGCCGTATTCTCAGCACCACGATTACCGATATGCGGAGCCAGTAATACAAACACCGAATACTGATCAAGCGAACCTTGCAGTGGAGTAAAGGTAATCTGCTGCAACATCGCGTTGTACATTGGATGGGTGATAACCATTTTCTCGATCTGATAACGATGTTGTTGGCATCTGTTCACCAATCGGTAAGCCGGCACACCTACGGCCAGCATCGTAACGATGCTGGTGGTATGACGTTTCTCTTCAGAGAAAAACGAATGACCATCAGTGACAATCAAGCCACAATCGCGGGTGCAAGCTTGATCAATCCGCGGATAGTAGATCTCGTTGAGAATACCGTGGCTAATCGTAAACCAGACCCGGCTGGCCGGGTTTAACGCAGTTCCGATCCCGGTTTTGGCGCTCGAAGTCCAGCGTGCCGGAATACCGGGCCAACCGGGTGCATAGCGTACCGTTGTTTGTGTCATTGAGCTTGCTCCCATTCCAACACAATTTTGATGTCATGAGGGTCGTGCTGCTGAAAAGCATCGGGAAACGCAGTATACGGGTATCGATGGCTGATCAGGTCATTGAGGATCGAACCCCAACGGTAGTGGGCCTGGAGTAAATCATCAACAGCCAGTTGAAAATGGTCACGAGCGGCATTCACGCTGCCGACCATCACCTGATTGTTCAAGACAAGCCGACGCATCAATTCAGCGCCGGCGACCTGGAGAGGGCGATCACCACCGGGGATACCGGTCAGGACGTACATACCATCAGGGGCCAGTGCGTCGAGAAGATTAAACTCAATCGCCGGTACACCGGTCGCTTCGAGGATGAGATCCATCATACCGGCGATCTGGGCGATCTGGCCGGGTGGAACTGTACGGCCATCAAGGTAGTGACCACCGATTGTTGCTAACCAGCGTGGACGGGTAGTGTTAGCGTCGACAATATCGAGACCGTAAACTTCGGCGCCACGCAGACGGAGGGCAAGGGCAGCGAGCAGCCCAATCGGGCCGATACCGGCCACCAGACAGCGACGACCAAAAAGCCAGTTCGGGGTGGCCGGTGCATCAGGTAACCGGGCTTGTTGAATGCGGATCGCTTCGTCGATGGCTTTCTCAGCTACCGATAGTGGTTCGAGTAATACACCTACTGCCTCGAGTTCTGCCGGTACCTTCACGACATATGCTTCCGTATCGAGCACCAGTTCGGTTTGATACCCATCGAGACCCCAAATCCCTCGCTCACGATAATTCCCGGTGCGGCACATATCAGGACGGTTCATCAGACATGGCAAACACTGCGT includes the following:
- a CDS encoding glucose 1-dehydrogenase; protein product: MDALAVQPGSAGIRLVQRPQPEITRPDEVLVRIIRVGICGTDREIVSGGRAKASDHATDLVIGHEMFGRVEAVGSAVQRVHVGDFAVFTVRRGCTQCLPCLMNRPDMCRTGNYRERGIWGLDGYQTELVLDTEAYVVKVPAELEAVGVLLEPLSVAEKAIDEAIRIQQARLPDAPATPNWLFGRRCLVAGIGPIGLLAALALRLRGAEVYGLDIVDANTTRPRWLATIGGHYLDGRTVPPGQIAQIAGMMDLILEATGVPAIEFNLLDALAPDGMYVLTGIPGGDRPLQVAGAELMRRLVLNNQVMVGSVNAARDHFQLAVDDLLQAHYRWGSILNDLISHRYPYTAFPDAFQQHDPHDIKIVLEWEQAQ